In the Candidatus Stygibacter australis genome, TACCACCTTACATTCTTCCGCTTTCTTCATCAATTGGTCAAGCAGCTGGCGGAAGCTGTTTTCCTGCTGCTCCAGTTCTTCAGCAGTAAATTTATCTTTTTCAGGTAAAAAAGGATGTCCCATTATCCCTCCACTTTCCAGTGATTAATAACCTTGCCGTTATCTATTTCCACGATATATCCGCGCAGGATACCTTCACCGTATTCTGAACCGGGATTAACTACTGGCGTCTCCCCAATTTTATCAGTGCCGTAGGATTCGTGAATATGCCCATGCAGTCCCAGCGTCGGCTGATACTTTTTGATAGCATCATAAACTGCTTTGCTGCCTACATGCACAAAGTTGACTTGTCCGGCTACCGTAACCGGTTTTTTACTGGCATCCAGTTCGGGTGCCAGATCAAGCATTGTCCCATAAGGTGGAGTGTGGAAATTAAAGATCGCTTTTCCGGGATCATCCAGCTTTTTAACCAGATTAGTGATCCGCTTTTTTAGTCCCCGCTCCGAATCTTCTCTCGGTGTATCCCAGGGGGTGGGATTCACATAATCAAGACTTATCATCTGAATTCCCAGAACTTCCACTACCTGATCCAGACACCACTTGATGTTCCTGGGAATAAATGATTTGATTACTTCATCTACTATCCAGTCATCATCATTTCCCGGCATTACGATCACATCAACTTTATCTACGTCTACTTTATCCAGCAGCATCTCCAGCCAGTCGTGCATGCGCTGTTTTATCAAATTGAGCATCAGGTCTTCCAGAACCTTGGGATTTTTCTGCAGTTCTTTCACTTTATCCATATCACAGCGCAGCGTATATGCTCCAGCATCCGAGATACGTTTTTCCATCTCGATAGCTTCTTCTTCAGTCTTTAAACTCCAGTTTTTACCAAAATAAAAGGCTTTGTAACCACCACCTTTCTGTTCAATCACAGGGATCAGTGATTTGCCGGTGAGGTCACCACACAAAAGCATGGCATCCACTCCATATATTTCCGGCACTCTAAGCCATTTGCGCCAGACACTGTTTGCTCCATGTACATCTACTGAAAAAAATAATTTCTGCAAAATCTCTCCTTATTCTGGTGGGATCTGAGAATATATCATATTAGTATCGATCCCTTCTTTTCTGTTTTTGTTCTGCTGAACCAGATATACTATCAACCCAACTACCATGATCCCAATCAAAGTCAGCATCACTGCCGGAGTAAAATTTTCCATTGATAGATAGAGGAAAAACCAGCCGGCAATAAAGGTAAAGCCGCCCAGAATCGTCATTACCGGTACACCAAAAATTTCCCATTTCACCGGTGATCGATCATAAATTTCTCGCTTATGATAAGGTAATAGCATAGCGCTTAAACCAAATGCCCAAAAGATAAAGAATGATGTGAAAAGAAGTATCGAAAGGATCACTTTAACTGAAAGCACCATGATGAGCACACCTAATATACAAAATACTGCATTTAAATGAACTGCGTTGGTAGGTGAACCTGTACGGCGATTTACTGCACTAAGTGCTTTGGGAAATGATTTATCCATAGACAGTGCAAAAGCAAGACGCGAATTTGCCAGAAATCCTGGTAAAATGGAATTCGCAAACCAGAGGGCTATACTGAGTGATACTGCCAGTCCAAACCAGACATTACCCGATATCGTCATAAAATAAAAGGGAATTGAGGGTTGCACGGCTTCACCAATTATTCCTTTTAATACTTCGGGATGCTGGTCATACAAGAAGTCATAACTGCCAATAAATCCAGCAAAAGCCGAATATACCGCCCAGACAATGGTCATGTAAAATAAGCCCACAAAAATGGTTCCGATCATAAAACCGCGTACCATAGTGGTCTTGGGAGTTTTAATTTCTCCTCCGGCATAATTTATGATCGTAATGCTTTGATATGCCCACAATACCACTATCAATGCTTGAACCGTAGCACTAAAAGAAAAACTGTGACGTTCCCAGCCTAAGTTTTTTGCCTTATCCAGGATCGCCTGAAATGCTCCTGAACCCCAGGTATTATTAAATGCAGCTGCTACCTGATCCATACCTCCTGAATTAAAAAACCAGAAGATGGCAATTACTGTGCCCACTAATGGTATAAAGAATGCTATCCGCATTATTTTTTTAACTTTTCGTATTCCTGTATAAGCAATGTACCAGAACAATATCACCCAGATCACTCCACCAATAGTCTGCCATAAAGGGGTTTGCATGGATTGTCCCAAATTCGTCATCCAGGCTATGGAACTTGATAACCCGGCAGTTGAAAACATTGCTCCCATCAATCCCACAACAAGATATCCCAAAACGCCACTGGATATTCCATAGCCAATAAAGAGTAGCCAGGCACATAAAAAGCCCAGAGTGGGTCCCATTACCCGGCTGACGGCGATATATAAACCGCCTGAGCGTGGCATGGTTGCCGAATTCATCGCCACTAAAAGCATGATGGGCAAAAATATCAATAGTCCCAAAAAAAATGCCAGAGGTAGATTAGCTCCCGGAAAATCCGCTGCTGTCGATACAGAATAGAACATAACTCCCGAAGCTGCCGGACCAGCTACCACAAAGATGAATACATCAAACCAGGATAGCTCCCGGACCAATCCCGATGCTCGCCTGTTAAAAATAATTCCTTCACTCATAAAACGCTCCTTTTATTATTAATTGCCACTGATTTTAAACTCACCTCTACTATATTTGCAATCAAAATTCTATTCCGTCAATTCATAATTCAAATATATCATAAGTTATTAATTTGCCTATAGTAGATAATTTAGCTGTCAAGGAAAAAAGTTTGAACTGAACTACCTCCTTTTTTCAGAAGTAATTTTGATCAGTATCTGTTGCTGGGTATGATGATTCCCTTTATAGTGATAAATACACCTTATTTTTAACAACTTCAAAGTTCACAAAAAAAAGCTCCAGCGGATAGCTGAAGCTTTAAGATTTATAGAAAATTTCTTATTTAAC is a window encoding:
- a CDS encoding APC family permease is translated as MSEGIIFNRRASGLVRELSWFDVFIFVVAGPAASGVMFYSVSTAADFPGANLPLAFFLGLLIFLPIMLLVAMNSATMPRSGGLYIAVSRVMGPTLGFLCAWLLFIGYGISSGVLGYLVVGLMGAMFSTAGLSSSIAWMTNLGQSMQTPLWQTIGGVIWVILFWYIAYTGIRKVKKIMRIAFFIPLVGTVIAIFWFFNSGGMDQVAAAFNNTWGSGAFQAILDKAKNLGWERHSFSFSATVQALIVVLWAYQSITIINYAGGEIKTPKTTMVRGFMIGTIFVGLFYMTIVWAVYSAFAGFIGSYDFLYDQHPEVLKGIIGEAVQPSIPFYFMTISGNVWFGLAVSLSIALWFANSILPGFLANSRLAFALSMDKSFPKALSAVNRRTGSPTNAVHLNAVFCILGVLIMVLSVKVILSILLFTSFFIFWAFGLSAMLLPYHKREIYDRSPVKWEIFGVPVMTILGGFTFIAGWFFLYLSMENFTPAVMLTLIGIMVVGLIVYLVQQNKNRKEGIDTNMIYSQIPPE